In Pleurocapsa sp. PCC 7319, the following are encoded in one genomic region:
- a CDS encoding type I polyketide synthase, whose protein sequence is MSSAYDNLSPTKQALLALKQMRQKLAAYQEPIAVIGMGCRFPGASNPEAYWQLLKEGQDAITKVPPQHWDIEQYYDSDLNAPGKICTPYGGFVPYLQEFEAPFFRIAPREATSLDPQQRLLLEVSWEAIENAGIAPQQLMGSPTGVFVGICSPDYWHQLLSREFTTIDAYLTTGNTHSLASGRLSFHYGFQGPSISLDTACSSALVALHLAIQSLRNQECTMAVVGGVNRLISPQASINLSKSRMLSPDGRCKTFDDNADGFVRSEGCGVILIKRLSQAIADRDRILAVLKGSAVNQDGRTSGLTTPSSLSQAEVIKQALNNSQVESEQISYLEAHGTGTSLGDLIEVEALSKIFNARSPTKPIVLGAVKTNIGHTEGASGIASLIKVILALQHQSIPRNLNLNQPNTQIDWQNLPFTLPDRAISWARSEQPRIAGISAFGFSGTNAHVVVEEVSLPSEPKADKQTSLIEILTLSARSEKALQQMIADYTKYLSSHPDLSLGDICFTANTGRSQFNYRLAILANSTAELLAKLNQITNGNTPVNVWEGKAKISENLIDTQSLAQDLPSRQEALATLAQQYVTGGNIDWSGLYGKTNYHKITLPTYPFQRQKYWF, encoded by the coding sequence ATGTCTTCTGCATACGATAACTTATCCCCCACCAAACAAGCTTTGCTCGCACTCAAACAGATGCGGCAGAAATTAGCAGCTTACCAAGAACCGATCGCAGTCATTGGCATGGGGTGTCGTTTTCCTGGTGCATCTAATCCCGAAGCATACTGGCAGTTATTAAAAGAGGGACAAGACGCAATTACTAAAGTTCCCCCCCAACATTGGGATATTGAGCAGTATTATGACTCCGATCTCAATGCACCTGGCAAAATCTGTACTCCTTACGGCGGCTTCGTTCCTTATTTGCAAGAATTTGAAGCTCCTTTTTTTCGGATTGCCCCCAGGGAAGCTACCAGCCTCGATCCGCAACAGCGTTTATTACTCGAAGTGAGTTGGGAAGCAATAGAAAATGCGGGCATTGCTCCCCAACAGCTGATGGGAAGTCCAACAGGAGTATTTGTTGGTATTTGTAGCCCAGATTATTGGCATCAGCTACTGAGCCGTGAATTTACAACTATTGATGCTTATCTAACTACAGGGAATACTCATAGTTTGGCTTCGGGACGTTTATCTTTTCACTATGGCTTTCAAGGTCCTAGCATATCTCTGGATACTGCTTGTTCTTCTGCTTTGGTCGCCTTACATCTGGCAATCCAAAGCTTACGTAATCAGGAATGCACTATGGCAGTGGTAGGAGGTGTCAACCGTCTGATTAGTCCCCAGGCGAGTATCAACTTGTCCAAGTCCCGGATGTTATCTCCTGATGGTCGCTGTAAAACCTTTGATGACAATGCTGATGGCTTTGTTCGTTCTGAAGGTTGCGGGGTAATTTTAATCAAGCGTTTGAGTCAGGCGATCGCCGATCGCGATCGCATTTTGGCAGTTTTAAAAGGCTCGGCTGTCAATCAAGATGGACGCACTAGTGGCTTGACAACCCCCAGCAGTCTATCTCAAGCAGAAGTAATTAAGCAGGCATTAAATAATAGTCAAGTAGAATCAGAGCAGATTAGCTATCTTGAAGCTCACGGTACAGGGACATCTCTGGGGGATTTAATTGAAGTTGAGGCATTGAGTAAAATTTTTAATGCTCGTTCTCCAACTAAACCAATAGTCTTAGGAGCAGTAAAAACTAATATCGGTCATACAGAAGGAGCATCTGGTATTGCTAGCCTAATTAAAGTCATCTTAGCCTTACAGCATCAGTCAATCCCACGAAACCTAAATTTAAATCAGCCCAACACTCAAATAGATTGGCAAAATTTACCTTTTACTTTGCCCGATCGAGCTATTTCCTGGGCTAGAAGCGAACAACCTCGTATTGCTGGCATCAGTGCTTTTGGGTTTAGTGGAACCAATGCCCACGTAGTTGTGGAAGAAGTGTCTTTACCATCAGAGCCAAAAGCAGATAAGCAGACGAGTTTAATTGAGATTTTGACCCTTTCAGCTCGCTCAGAAAAGGCCCTGCAACAAATGATTGCCGATTACACTAAATACCTCTCATCTCATCCCGATTTATCCTTGGGAGATATCTGCTTTACTGCCAATACAGGGCGATCGCAGTTTAATTATCGTTTAGCAATTCTGGCTAACTCGACTGCGGAATTACTAGCTAAATTAAATCAGATCACAAATGGCAATACTCCCGTCAATGTCTGGGAGGGAAAAGCCAAAATATCAGAAAACTTAATTGATACTCAATCTTTAGCTCAGGATTTACCCAGCAGACAAGAAGCTTTGGCTACATTAGCTCAACAGTATGTCACTGGTGGCAATATCGATTGGTCAGGATTGTATGGCAAAACTAATTATCACAAGATAACTCTACCAACATACCCATTTCAAAGACAAAAATACTGGTTTTAA
- a CDS encoding alkaline phosphatase D family protein — MQKFWIYRRFNRRFFLAILFCLLAHPKKSITQELNTIKCDWCWIGAVTDNSITIKAKLNHPVKEGKNYIQVFYHTNTDLNPTNKAIQKAKTSSLNNQIATFNLTDLAEDTIYYYVIIADGRRYPRQGTLQFKTVKVNQPYDFAIACSSCAGGTISQFSSYGVSNSQVFDLIRQYKYQAKSGQDSNLAMFIHMGDLHYRNDLPFLGLKENQLDDYRDNYDLIMNQSRQRNLYQNIPLAYIWDDHDYGTDDSDSSYNLKYVASEAYREQVPSYPLVEKLNKIESRGAIYQSFIIGRVRFIMTDNRFHQEQIGIVGKLNRTLLGKEQTEWFFEQLKFAKQQQKNNREGLTIWVNSIPWIAEPDAPTNSWNKFHQERTLIANFVKENDIDKLLMISGDAHMLALDDGAEGTANNYAIGGGGSFPVIHAASLDSRSSFKGGPYNGKKYIIDSKVKSKNGAIVGKGQWGVLNFIDDGNKIEVKVELKRMKNTLIQHTFTF; from the coding sequence ATGCAAAAATTTTGGATTTACCGTAGATTTAATCGTAGATTTTTTTTAGCTATACTTTTTTGTCTACTTGCTCATCCTAAAAAATCTATTACTCAAGAATTAAATACGATCAAATGTGATTGGTGCTGGATTGGTGCAGTCACTGACAACTCAATAACTATCAAAGCTAAACTAAATCATCCAGTTAAAGAAGGCAAAAATTACATTCAAGTTTTTTATCATACAAATACCGATTTAAATCCGACAAATAAGGCAATACAAAAAGCAAAAACTAGTTCATTAAATAATCAAATAGCCACGTTTAATCTAACTGATTTAGCAGAAGATACTATTTACTACTACGTAATTATTGCCGATGGTCGGAGATATCCTCGTCAAGGAACATTACAATTTAAAACAGTAAAAGTTAATCAGCCATATGATTTTGCGATCGCCTGTTCTTCCTGTGCTGGTGGTACGATAAGCCAGTTTTCTAGCTATGGTGTGAGTAACTCTCAAGTATTCGATCTCATTCGACAATATAAATACCAAGCTAAATCCGGACAAGATTCTAATTTGGCAATGTTTATTCACATGGGAGATTTACACTATAGAAATGATTTGCCTTTTCTAGGTTTAAAAGAAAATCAGCTTGATGATTATCGAGATAATTACGATCTGATTATGAATCAATCTAGACAGAGAAATCTCTATCAAAATATTCCTCTAGCATATATTTGGGACGATCATGATTATGGAACTGACGATTCTGATAGTTCTTATAATTTAAAGTATGTAGCTAGTGAAGCTTATCGAGAACAAGTACCTTCTTATCCTCTGGTAGAAAAATTAAACAAAATTGAAAGTCGCGGTGCTATCTATCAATCTTTTATTATTGGTAGAGTTAGATTTATTATGACTGACAATCGTTTTCATCAAGAGCAGATCGGTATAGTAGGCAAACTTAATCGAACTCTTCTAGGTAAGGAACAAACAGAATGGTTTTTTGAACAGCTAAAATTTGCCAAACAGCAACAAAAAAATAACCGTGAAGGACTAACTATTTGGGTTAACAGTATTCCTTGGATAGCCGAACCAGATGCGCCAACTAATTCATGGAATAAATTTCATCAAGAACGAACCTTAATTGCTAATTTTGTTAAAGAAAATGATATTGATAAACTACTGATGATTTCTGGCGATGCACATATGTTGGCATTAGATGATGGCGCAGAAGGAACAGCTAACAATTATGCAATAGGAGGGGGTGGTTCTTTTCCTGTAATTCATGCAGCTTCTTTAGATAGTAGATCATCTTTTAAAGGTGGACCATATAACGGTAAAAAATATATTATTGATTCAAAAGTAAAAAGTAAAAATGGCGCTATTGTCGGAAAAGGACAATGGGGAGTATTAAACTTTATTGATGATGGTAATAAGATTGAAGTAAAAGTTGAATTAAAAAGAATGAAAAATACTTTGATTCAACATACTTTTACTTTTTAG
- a CDS encoding transketolase — MTVATNIPAFCQGIQHFKASLPGFDQYGQTPAISDGQTAIASPSDQAAVYQTMLAADALRYLTLQITASKQSGHPGGFASIADTIASLVMLGHKNIITEVGHHAPGFYSNVFLDTSLEAMGINNVQDLRDRFREMHGLLGHLSGQIPGLLNPAGPLGQGQHFAMAGAKLHPGVLFPVTIGDGGLGEPYIMSSFGHFNTSYPQVTNFLPILVWNGFSQEHHSMVSTKTNEEMIAYWQGNGFAEVILVNAKDYDDANQPGEYVDSTEFSFEQRMKFTQAILEATNQAATSALGGKLTVLIVKQLKGAGVHKRGAQSHNLYPGDSVDKDYIVSALQDRALTPEAWQLVRNNHVRSSGGAAEKTVVTEQDYPLTDLGNIPLEEYPIGGEKKVATTAMGAIAVYVGQQDKNFIVTNADGNAASGIKNINTALKIIHPTTDETYFQQPQGQVYEPLSEDACAGLAVGQALFGARSLWCSYESFAINGLPIWQTVTQAMAELRRSTPSTVTLFTAGALEQGRNGWTHQRPEIENYFAAMMRNGNIFPLFPCDANSIQVCYEWALGTKNKGITITASKSPLEIRTTLEQSRQGLTTGAIVLQEIEPPAAPLNQGGKVVVFAVIGDMTLIPAFEAAEQLKSQGIGSKIVSIINPRRLYRSSDVAWDSCSEPDDNFLSDSEFTNLFDGDALIGVTGGSSAMLEPVMLRSNSKRDVFAWKQGETASSARQIMDFNGITAANFVQRAIELIS; from the coding sequence ATGACCGTTGCCACTAACATTCCCGCCTTTTGCCAAGGTATTCAGCATTTTAAAGCCAGCTTGCCTGGTTTTGATCAATATGGGCAAACACCAGCGATTTCAGATGGACAAACAGCGATCGCCTCTCCCTCCGATCAAGCAGCAGTTTATCAAACCATGTTGGCGGCTGATGCTTTACGCTACCTCACTCTTCAAATTACTGCTAGTAAACAGTCAGGGCATCCAGGAGGATTTGCCAGTATTGCCGATACCATTGCTTCTTTGGTGATGTTAGGACATAAAAATATCATTACTGAAGTGGGTCATCATGCTCCGGGCTTTTACAGTAACGTCTTTTTAGATACTTCCCTCGAAGCGATGGGCATTAATAACGTTCAGGATCTGCGCGATCGCTTTCGAGAAATGCACGGGCTACTGGGACACCTTTCAGGACAAATTCCTGGTTTGCTCAACCCCGCTGGTCCCCTAGGACAAGGACAACACTTTGCTATGGCAGGGGCGAAACTTCATCCTGGAGTTTTATTTCCCGTAACTATTGGTGATGGTGGTTTAGGCGAACCCTACATTATGAGTAGCTTTGGACATTTTAATACTTCCTATCCTCAAGTTACTAACTTTTTACCGATCTTGGTTTGGAATGGTTTTTCCCAGGAACATCACAGTATGGTCTCTACGAAAACCAACGAAGAGATGATTGCTTACTGGCAAGGTAACGGTTTTGCCGAAGTAATTCTCGTCAACGCCAAAGATTATGATGATGCCAATCAGCCAGGAGAATATGTAGATAGTACTGAGTTCTCTTTTGAACAGAGAATGAAATTTACTCAAGCAATCCTAGAAGCTACAAACCAAGCTGCTACATCGGCATTAGGCGGAAAACTAACAGTTTTAATCGTCAAACAACTCAAAGGGGCAGGAGTACACAAACGAGGCGCACAATCCCATAACCTCTACCCTGGGGATAGTGTAGACAAAGATTATATTGTTTCCGCTCTCCAGGATAGAGCTCTAACCCCTGAAGCATGGCAACTTGTCCGCAATAATCATGTCCGTTCTAGTGGTGGTGCTGCGGAAAAAACTGTCGTGACAGAACAAGATTATCCACTGACAGATTTAGGCAATATTCCCCTAGAAGAATATCCTATCGGTGGTGAGAAAAAAGTTGCTACTACTGCCATGGGAGCGATCGCTGTTTATGTAGGACAACAAGATAAAAACTTTATTGTCACCAATGCTGATGGGAATGCTGCCTCAGGCATTAAAAATATCAATACTGCTTTAAAAATTATCCACCCCACTACCGACGAAACCTATTTCCAACAACCCCAAGGGCAGGTCTATGAACCTTTGAGCGAAGATGCTTGTGCTGGGCTAGCAGTAGGGCAGGCTTTATTTGGCGCACGGAGTCTTTGGTGTTCTTATGAATCTTTTGCCATTAATGGCTTACCAATCTGGCAAACAGTGACTCAAGCTATGGCAGAATTACGTCGTTCCACTCCTTCGACGGTTACTCTATTTACCGCAGGAGCATTAGAACAAGGACGCAACGGTTGGACGCATCAACGCCCTGAAATTGAGAACTACTTTGCTGCGATGATGCGTAATGGAAATATCTTTCCTCTCTTTCCCTGCGATGCCAATAGTATTCAGGTTTGTTATGAATGGGCATTAGGTACGAAAAATAAAGGGATTACGATTACTGCCAGTAAATCTCCTCTGGAAATTCGCACTACCCTTGAACAAAGTCGCCAAGGATTAACTACAGGTGCCATAGTTTTACAGGAAATCGAGCCTCCCGCAGCCCCTCTCAATCAAGGGGGGAAAGTCGTTGTCTTTGCTGTAATTGGTGATATGACTCTAATTCCTGCCTTTGAAGCTGCCGAACAGTTAAAATCTCAGGGTATTGGTTCTAAGATTGTTTCCATAATCAACCCGCGTCGTCTCTATCGTTCTAGTGATGTAGCTTGGGATAGTTGCAGTGAACCAGATGATAATTTTCTCAGTGATAGCGAATTTACTAACCTGTTTGACGGAGATGCTCTTATAGGAGTTACTGGGGGATCAAGTGCAATGTTAGAACCAGTTATGTTGCGTAGTAATAGTAAGCGTGATGTATTTGCCTGGAAACAAGGTGAAACTGCTTCTAGTGCGAGACAAATTATGGACTTTAATGGTATTACCGCTGCTAATTTTGTGCAACGAGCAATAGAATTAATTAGTTAG
- a CDS encoding VWA domain-containing protein, with protein sequence MKYWCFFTQSGNKKSIIVTFLSTLLFLTSCSNSQTNQSRNSNPSTKGFEVKFLVGSDLAQFCRQAATQLNQTQPKINNGQNFYLTCEAKGSGDVVEDVLALAKQFQTGNITPEAADFPTLLSVDGEIYQSQLVYQMDKLFPGQNYIPSITDSPLIAYSPMVFMTTKQFAKGLEKSNDLYTTLAKTENHQQLDSSAPPIPITYVHTAPTRSNSGLQTLVAQFTSVANKQPEDLTITDVQKYQQQVKEIQSKITRYGKSTGNLARSMVENGVFWASVGSVYESLVISANSQTGNNQTQYQAVYPQATFSSNIRAILPNAPWVSSAEKEAATKIIEFMRQPKVQQIATNLGLRPGVPGVKLGRKFSPQFGVNPQPKYESYRPPQPEVVEAMLESWQNYAKKASQVAIVVDTSGSMQGTKIAAIKSTLLNYIQNLGEKEKIALISFNSQINPPVLVEGNQAGKNKGIKFISNLKANGKTRLYDSSLYARDWLLKNPRPDAINAVLILTDGEDSGSKINLQQLSQKLQESNFESGENIAFFTVGYGQEGEFNPQALQKIAELNGGYYRKGNPQTISSLMADLQVEF encoded by the coding sequence ATGAAATATTGGTGTTTTTTTACTCAATCAGGAAATAAAAAAAGTATTATTGTTACTTTTTTATCTACATTATTGTTTTTAACCTCCTGTAGTAACAGCCAAACAAATCAAAGTAGAAATAGTAACCCTAGTACCAAAGGATTTGAAGTCAAATTTTTAGTTGGTAGTGATTTAGCTCAATTCTGCCGACAAGCAGCAACTCAATTAAATCAAACTCAACCGAAAATTAATAATGGACAAAATTTTTACCTGACCTGCGAAGCTAAGGGTAGTGGAGATGTGGTGGAAGATGTACTTGCTTTAGCTAAGCAGTTTCAAACAGGTAATATTACCCCCGAAGCAGCAGATTTTCCGACCTTACTTTCTGTAGATGGAGAAATTTATCAAAGCCAGTTGGTTTATCAAATGGATAAACTTTTCCCCGGACAAAATTATATTCCTAGCATTACTGATTCTCCTTTAATTGCCTATAGTCCAATGGTTTTTATGACCACAAAGCAATTTGCTAAAGGATTGGAAAAAAGTAACGATCTCTACACAACTTTAGCCAAAACCGAAAATCATCAACAGCTAGATAGTAGTGCGCCACCCATACCTATTACTTATGTTCATACTGCACCAACTCGCTCCAATTCTGGTTTACAAACGTTAGTTGCTCAATTTACATCTGTTGCTAACAAACAACCTGAAGATTTAACCATAACAGATGTACAAAAATATCAACAGCAAGTCAAAGAGATTCAAAGTAAAATCACTCGCTATGGCAAATCTACCGGAAATCTAGCGCGTTCAATGGTAGAAAATGGTGTATTTTGGGCTTCTGTTGGTTCAGTTTATGAATCTTTGGTGATATCAGCTAATAGCCAAACGGGTAATAATCAAACTCAATACCAGGCTGTTTATCCTCAAGCTACTTTTAGTTCTAATATACGAGCAATTTTACCCAATGCTCCTTGGGTAAGTTCAGCAGAAAAAGAAGCTGCAACTAAAATAATTGAGTTTATGCGTCAACCAAAAGTTCAACAAATTGCTACTAATTTAGGCTTACGTCCCGGTGTTCCTGGAGTCAAGTTAGGCAGGAAATTTTCACCTCAATTTGGTGTTAATCCTCAACCAAAGTATGAATCTTATCGTCCACCCCAGCCTGAAGTTGTAGAGGCGATGTTAGAAAGTTGGCAAAATTATGCCAAAAAAGCTTCTCAAGTCGCAATTGTCGTTGATACTTCAGGTTCGATGCAAGGAACTAAAATAGCAGCCATCAAAAGTACTTTACTGAACTATATTCAAAACTTAGGAGAAAAAGAAAAAATTGCGTTAATTAGCTTTAATTCTCAAATTAATCCTCCAGTATTAGTGGAAGGCAATCAAGCTGGAAAAAATAAAGGTATAAAATTCATTAGTAACTTGAAAGCTAATGGCAAAACAAGACTGTACGATAGTAGCCTTTATGCTCGTGATTGGTTACTCAAAAATCCTCGTCCAGATGCCATTAATGCTGTGTTGATATTAACTGATGGCGAAGATTCTGGCTCCAAAATAAATCTTCAACAACTCTCACAGAAATTGCAAGAAAGTAATTTTGAATCGGGAGAAAATATTGCTTTTTTTACAGTTGGTTATGGACAAGAGGGAGAATTTAATCCTCAAGCCTTACAAAAGATTGCTGAGTTAAATGGAGGATACTATCGCAAAGGTAATCCACAAACTATTTCTAGTTTGATGGCAGATTTACAAGTGGAATTTTAA
- a CDS encoding peptidoglycan-binding protein → MKSKSIREVFPLLTQGSSGGEVITLQTKLQEHNFNPGSIDGIFGQDTAKALIAFQKSVGLTPDGIAGRNTWAALNRKRQDCTLDTGLFTVDAVSQIFYDAPRSNIVKYLPLILNALEKLDLGDRNMVLIALSTIRAESASFAPISEFRSRYNTTPGKHAFNRYDFRADLGNGALGDGAKYKGRGFIQLTGKANYRRYSRRLGLGTRLVNNPELANDPKIAADLLAYFLKDKENVIRQDLAKSNLRAARRRVNGGTHGIQQFTTAFRTGAGLLRSNRAIA, encoded by the coding sequence ATGAAATCTAAGTCTATTCGAGAAGTATTTCCCCTCCTTACGCAAGGTTCGTCAGGTGGAGAAGTGATCACTTTACAAACAAAACTGCAAGAACATAATTTTAATCCCGGTTCGATTGATGGCATTTTTGGTCAAGATACAGCAAAAGCCTTAATTGCCTTTCAAAAAAGTGTTGGTTTGACACCTGATGGTATTGCAGGACGTAATACTTGGGCTGCTTTGAATAGAAAGAGGCAAGATTGCACCTTGGATACGGGTCTATTTACCGTAGATGCGGTCAGCCAAATTTTTTATGATGCTCCCCGGAGCAATATCGTGAAGTATCTACCATTAATTTTAAACGCCTTAGAAAAATTGGACTTAGGCGATCGCAATATGGTTTTGATCGCTTTAAGTACAATCCGCGCTGAATCTGCTAGCTTTGCACCTATAAGCGAGTTTCGATCTCGATACAATACTACTCCAGGCAAACATGCTTTTAACCGCTATGATTTTCGTGCTGACTTGGGTAATGGAGCATTGGGGGACGGAGCAAAATATAAAGGACGAGGTTTTATTCAGCTGACTGGTAAAGCAAACTATCGGCGATATAGTCGGCGTTTAGGTTTAGGCACACGTCTGGTGAATAATCCCGAACTGGCAAACGACCCTAAGATTGCAGCCGATTTATTAGCTTATTTTCTCAAAGACAAAGAGAATGTAATCCGCCAAGATTTAGCCAAATCAAATCTACGAGCTGCTAGACGGAGAGTTAATGGTGGTACTCACGGAATACAACAATTCACCACTGCCTTTAGGACAGGAGCGGGGCTATTAAGGAGTAATAGAGCGATCGCATAA
- a CDS encoding 4a-hydroxytetrahydrobiopterin dehydratase: MTELLEQKCIPCTGSLPPATEEEINTYKTQIPDWEIITEKGVLHLQRVYQFPDFKTALAFTNLVGEAAEEEGHHPALLTEWGKVTVTWWTHAINGLHQNDFIMAAKSDCLANSI, from the coding sequence ATGACAGAATTATTAGAGCAAAAATGTATTCCCTGTACTGGTAGTTTACCTCCAGCTACAGAAGAAGAAATTAATACCTATAAAACTCAAATACCTGATTGGGAAATAATTACTGAAAAAGGGGTCTTGCATTTACAGCGGGTTTATCAATTCCCTGATTTTAAAACCGCCCTAGCTTTTACTAACTTGGTAGGAGAAGCTGCAGAGGAAGAGGGACATCATCCAGCTCTACTGACTGAGTGGGGTAAAGTAACAGTAACTTGGTGGACTCATGCCATTAACGGATTACATCAGAATGATTTTATTATGGCAGCTAAAAGTGATTGCCTTGCCAATTCTATCTAG
- a CDS encoding S9 family peptidase, with protein MYSLITYYPLEPKSKEAHTLCSRQRELAIAQRSQQKLYFDHQDMDYYFAWILGRHIYDGSKAKECFNVASRIIDGDAESWQQEWLKLAQEIEKLGSQALNRGDLINGRKLYLRACTYYRAPLFIMNPPNSAFSTNWKNMKFCFQTAASLFEPPIESIQVPFHDKHLPGYFWKVGARKQKRPTLIVIGGLETFAEDCYFMTGLTDTKRGYNVMTVDLPGQGVNPERGMFLGARMGNSVKTVVDYALTRPEVGF; from the coding sequence TTGTATTCTCTAATTACATACTATCCCCTTGAACCAAAGAGCAAAGAAGCCCACACATTATGCTCTCGACAGAGAGAACTGGCGATCGCCCAACGTAGCCAGCAAAAATTGTACTTTGACCATCAAGACATGGACTACTATTTTGCCTGGATTTTAGGTCGTCATATTTACGATGGTAGCAAGGCGAAGGAATGTTTTAATGTCGCCTCACGGATCATTGATGGCGATGCAGAAAGCTGGCAGCAAGAGTGGCTTAAACTAGCTCAAGAAATAGAGAAACTAGGTTCGCAAGCTTTAAATCGAGGCGATCTCATCAATGGACGGAAGTTATACTTGCGGGCTTGTACTTATTATCGAGCGCCCTTATTTATCATGAATCCGCCAAATTCCGCTTTTTCAACCAACTGGAAAAATATGAAATTCTGTTTCCAAACGGCGGCTTCCTTATTTGAGCCACCCATTGAGAGTATACAAGTTCCCTTTCATGACAAACATTTACCTGGCTATTTTTGGAAAGTTGGCGCTCGGAAACAAAAACGTCCTACCCTCATTGTTATAGGTGGACTAGAGACCTTTGCTGAAGATTGTTATTTTATGACTGGGTTAACTGATACTAAGCGTGGCTATAACGTCATGACAGTCGATCTGCCAGGTCAAGGAGTTAATCCTGAGAGAGGGATGTTTTTAGGAGCGAGAATGGGAAATTCGGTAAAAACAGTAGTGGACTATGCTTTGACCCGTCCTGAAGTAGGGTTTTGA
- a CDS encoding phosphoribosyltransferase codes for MNRPFSDRREAGRKLAQKLTPYANNPDAIVLGLPRGGVPVAYEIAKNLNLALDVCLVRKLGLPFYPETAMGAISEATLIHDHDSKVTIIDENSTLMHRVTEEQINIIVAQETVELKRRDRLYRKSRSPLKIRDCIVILVDDGIATGLTMLAAVTALRKQKPKKIIIATPVASWSAIEQLTTQVDDIVCLNTPKAFNAVGFWYQDFSQTTDQEVCELLSQQTRNTLAGSC; via the coding sequence ATGAATAGACCTTTTTCTGATAGACGAGAAGCTGGACGAAAATTAGCTCAAAAACTGACTCCATATGCCAATAATCCTGATGCTATCGTGTTAGGTCTTCCTCGCGGAGGTGTACCTGTGGCATATGAAATTGCTAAAAATTTAAATCTCGCTTTGGATGTTTGTTTAGTCAGAAAACTTGGTCTTCCTTTTTATCCAGAAACAGCAATGGGGGCAATTTCCGAAGCGACATTGATTCATGACCACGATAGCAAAGTCACTATAATTGATGAAAACTCGACTCTAATGCACAGAGTTACCGAAGAGCAAATAAACATAATTGTCGCCCAAGAAACAGTTGAATTAAAAAGGCGCGATCGCCTGTATAGGAAATCCCGATCCCCACTCAAAATTCGCGATTGTATTGTTATTCTCGTTGATGATGGCATTGCTACTGGTCTAACTATGCTCGCTGCGGTAACTGCTTTACGTAAGCAAAAGCCCAAAAAAATTATTATTGCTACTCCAGTTGCATCTTGGTCAGCAATCGAACAATTAACAACTCAAGTAGATGATATTGTATGTCTGAATACACCAAAAGCTTTTAACGCGGTGGGCTTTTGGTACCAAGATTTTTCTCAAACAACCGATCAAGAAGTATGCGAGCTGCTATCTCAACAAACTCGCAATACTTTAGCCGGATCTTGTTAA